From one Tetragenococcus osmophilus genomic stretch:
- a CDS encoding cysteine desulfurase family protein yields the protein MVYLDHAATTPMRPEVIEEMTQVMKKTFGNPSSIHQYGRSGNTRLENARQTIADSLQVKPHEIIFNSGGTESDNTALIETALAKQSQGKHIITTAVEHPSVLNTAKYLEQLGFEVTYLPVDKKGQLAVDEVKEALRADTILVSIMMANNETGNLFPIEEIGELLEEHPAVFHTDAVQTYGKIAVYPNKLHVDLLSISAHKFNGPKGVGFLYKRDELSLPSFLHGGEQEEKRRAGTHNLAGICAMAKAIELLPAEVQIDNQEKYQAFSDKLLDILTSQGIKYYLNGDPENKLSHVLNLQFPGISNDLLLMHLDLKGFAVSTGSACTAGNIEPSHVLEAMYGKESEAIAESIRVSFGYGNTEEDVEQFAQTIVDTIQRLEKKH from the coding sequence ATGGTTTATTTAGACCATGCAGCAACGACTCCTATGCGTCCTGAAGTTATTGAAGAAATGACGCAAGTAATGAAAAAAACCTTCGGAAACCCTTCTAGCATTCATCAATATGGACGTAGTGGGAATACAAGATTAGAAAATGCGCGACAAACTATTGCAGATAGTTTACAAGTAAAGCCACACGAAATTATTTTTAATAGTGGTGGTACAGAAAGTGATAATACAGCTCTAATTGAGACAGCTTTAGCTAAACAATCTCAAGGAAAACATATCATTACAACAGCAGTTGAGCATCCTTCCGTTTTAAATACAGCGAAGTATTTAGAACAATTAGGGTTTGAAGTGACTTATTTACCTGTAGATAAAAAAGGACAGTTAGCAGTCGATGAAGTAAAAGAAGCTTTGCGTGCTGATACGATTTTAGTGTCTATTATGATGGCAAATAATGAAACAGGAAATCTTTTTCCGATTGAAGAAATCGGAGAACTATTAGAAGAGCACCCAGCGGTATTTCATACAGATGCTGTTCAAACCTATGGTAAAATTGCCGTATATCCTAATAAACTACATGTAGATTTGTTGAGTATATCTGCTCATAAATTTAATGGCCCTAAGGGTGTTGGTTTTTTATATAAACGTGATGAACTTTCTCTGCCGAGCTTTTTACATGGTGGTGAACAAGAGGAAAAACGGCGAGCAGGAACGCATAATTTAGCTGGTATCTGTGCGATGGCTAAGGCGATTGAGCTACTACCAGCCGAAGTTCAAATAGATAATCAAGAAAAATACCAAGCATTTTCAGATAAGTTATTGGATATCTTAACTTCTCAAGGGATTAAGTATTATTTAAATGGGGACCCTGAGAATAAGTTATCTCATGTTTTGAATTTGCAGTTTCCAGGTATTTCTAATGATCTATTGTTAATGCATTTAGATTTAAAGGGTTTTGCCGTTTCTACTGGTTCTGCTTGTACAGCTGGTAACATTGAACCTTCTCATGTACTTGAAGCAATGTATGGCAAAGAATCTGAAGCGATAGCAGAATCTATCCGTGTTAGTTTTGGTTATGGAAATACTGAAGAAGACGTGGAACAATTTGCCCAAACCATTGTTGACACGATCCAACGGTTAGAAAAGAAACACTAG
- a CDS encoding DUF1831 domain-containing protein — protein MAFQETATILGASTTYKLADTAKKYTLRDNGFAETSSGNFQLIRPLEATPHSKEGFKLKITVDKNVQKLKMSVTTANGLKAVDIFKNKNEALQEQFYFLMDSFIDRGLLQKV, from the coding sequence ATGGCTTTTCAAGAAACAGCGACGATTTTAGGCGCAAGTACTACCTACAAGTTAGCAGATACGGCTAAAAAATACACGCTGCGAGATAATGGTTTTGCTGAAACATCTAGTGGAAATTTTCAGTTGATTCGGCCTCTAGAAGCGACTCCTCACAGTAAAGAGGGGTTCAAACTGAAAATTACTGTAGATAAAAATGTTCAGAAATTGAAAATGTCAGTAACAACAGCAAACGGATTGAAAGCAGTGGATATTTTTAAAAACAAAAATGAAGCCTTGCAAGAACAGTTTTACTTCTTGATGGATAGCTTTATCGACCGTGGGTTGTTGCAAAAAGTATAA
- the mnmA gene encoding tRNA 2-thiouridine(34) synthase MnmA, translating to MADNSNIRVVVGMSGGVDSSVTALLLKEQGYDVVGIFMKNWDDTDENGVCTATEDYKDVAKVASQIGVPYYSVNFEKEYWDRVFEYFLAEYRAGRTPNPDVICNKEIKFKAFLDYAMDLGADYVATGHYAQVAKDEDGIVHMLRGVDDNKDQTYFLSQLSQEQLAKVMFPLGNIEKPKVREIAEKAGLATADKKDSTGVCFIGERNFKQFLSNYLPAQKGNMMTLDGEVKGQHNGLMYYTIGQRQGLGIGGGGKSGQPWFVIGKDLSSNTLYVGQGFDNPELYAESLDASEIHFTTNEEKPSEFRCTAKFRYRQQDSPVTVRLLENNQAEVIFDEPIRAITPGQAVVFYDGDECLGGGLIDHAYKAAKTLQYV from the coding sequence ATGGCTGACAACAGTAACATACGAGTTGTTGTCGGAATGAGTGGCGGGGTGGACTCGTCAGTTACAGCCCTTTTGTTAAAAGAACAAGGGTATGATGTCGTTGGTATTTTTATGAAAAATTGGGACGATACAGATGAAAATGGTGTATGTACAGCGACTGAAGATTATAAAGATGTAGCTAAAGTAGCTTCTCAAATCGGTGTCCCTTACTATTCTGTTAACTTTGAAAAAGAATACTGGGATCGAGTATTTGAATACTTCTTAGCCGAATATCGTGCCGGGCGCACACCTAATCCGGACGTAATATGTAATAAAGAAATTAAATTTAAAGCCTTTTTAGATTATGCTATGGATTTAGGTGCTGACTATGTAGCAACTGGTCATTATGCACAAGTAGCAAAAGATGAAGATGGCATAGTACATATGCTGCGTGGTGTAGACGATAATAAAGATCAAACTTACTTTTTAAGCCAATTATCACAAGAACAATTGGCAAAGGTAATGTTTCCTCTAGGTAATATTGAAAAGCCAAAAGTTAGAGAAATAGCAGAAAAAGCAGGACTTGCAACAGCAGATAAAAAAGATTCTACTGGCGTATGTTTTATTGGAGAAAGAAACTTCAAACAATTTTTAAGTAATTATTTGCCAGCGCAAAAAGGAAATATGATGACTTTAGATGGCGAAGTTAAAGGACAACACAATGGTTTGATGTATTATACGATTGGACAACGCCAAGGATTAGGCATTGGCGGCGGAGGTAAATCCGGTCAACCTTGGTTTGTCATTGGAAAAGATCTATCCTCTAATACTTTATACGTTGGACAAGGCTTTGATAATCCAGAATTGTATGCGGAAAGCTTAGACGCAAGTGAAATTCATTTTACTACAAATGAAGAAAAGCCTAGCGAATTTCGTTGCACAGCAAAATTCCGTTATCGTCAACAAGATTCACCTGTTACTGTACGTTTGTTAGAAAATAACCAAGCAGAAGTTATTTTTGACGAACCTATACGAGCAATTACTCCTGGGCAAGCTGTTGTTTTTTATGATGGTGATGAATGTTTAGGCGGAGGCCTAATTGACCATGCTTATAAAGCAGCAAAAACACTACAATATGTTTAA